A window of Mangifera indica cultivar Alphonso chromosome 13, CATAS_Mindica_2.1, whole genome shotgun sequence contains these coding sequences:
- the LOC123195265 gene encoding probable LRR receptor-like serine/threonine-protein kinase At4g31250, giving the protein MAQKLFNWVFSLMLISLFVSSGGDDAETLLKFKSSLSNNFALSNWANSTVPCANNTPKWTGLLCSDGNVLGLRLENMNLSGLIDIDTLAQLPLLRSLSFMYNNFDGPMLSVKKLASLRALYLSYNKFSGEVPEDAFSGMNNLKKLHLAGNQFKGKIPISVATEKLVELSIEDNQFEGKIPNFPGTAQLTTLNMANNRLEGKIPASLSKFNPSSFTGNKGLCGKPLKACTSSKKKTILIIVVIVAAVILVALATIVGIFYRRSKRSKTPNGLNKSEEIGAFHAYGSSDMGQKEKELPYSSDQLGGENGKLHFVRNDRERFELEDLLRASAEVLGSGSFGSSYKAVLLSGPAMVVKRFRQMSNIGKEDFHEHMRKLGSLSHPNLLPLVAFFYSKQEKLLVSDFVPNGSLASHLHGKPPGQPGLDWPIRLKIIKGVAKGLACLYREFPGAALPHGHLKSSNVLLDHSFEPFLTDYALVPLMNKEHAESYLVAYKSPEFNQSDRRITRKTDVWSLGILILELLTGKFPGNYLKQGNGWNADLAAWVNSVVREEWTGEVFDKDLKGTRNGEGEMLKLLKIGMCCCEWNADRRWDLRMASEKIQELKERDSNTDVDDSSSYNSEEFNGYSSRAPTDDDDFSFSVYG; this is encoded by the exons ATGGCTCAAAAACTCTTCAACTGGGTTTTCAGTTTGATGTTAATAAGCTTGTTTGTGTCCTCAGGGGGCGACGACGCTGAAACCCTTCTCAAGTTCAAGAGCTCTTTGTCAAATAACTTTGCACTCAGCAACTGGGCTAACTCCACCGTGCCATGCGCCAACAACACTCCAAAATGGACTGGCCTGCTCTGCTCTGATGGGAATGTGCTTGGACTCAGGCTCGAGAACATGAACCTCTCCGGTCTCATAGACATTGACACGCTTGCTCAGCTGCCATTGTTGCGTTCTTTAAGTTTCATGTATAATAACTTCGATGGTCCAATGCTTAGTGTCAAGAAACTTGCTTCATTGAGAGCCTTGTATTTGTCTTACAACAAGTTTTCTGGCGAGGTTCCTGAAGACGCATTTTCTGGGATGAATAATCTGAAGAAGCTTCATCTCGCAGGAAACCAGTTCAAGGGTAAAATTCCCATATCAGTCGCCACGGAAAAACTGGTTGAGTTGAGCATTGAGGACAACCAATTTGAAGGCAAAATTCCAAATTTTCCAGGTACCGCGCAGCTCACTACGCTGAATATGGCAAATAACAGATTAGAGGGAAAGATACCAGCTAGCCTTAGTAAATTCAATCCTTCTTCATTTACAG GTAACAAAGGTTTATGTGGAAAGCCTTTGAAAGCATGCActtcatcaaagaagaaaacCATCCTCATAATTGTGGTGATAGTTGCAGCTGTAATTCTAGTTGCACTAGCCACCATTGTTGGAATTTTTTACAGACGCAGCAAAAGATCCAAAACTCCCAATGGGCTGAACAAAAGCGAAGAGATAGGAGCCTTTCATGCGTACGGGTCTTCTGATATGGGGCAGAAGGAAAAGGAGCTCCCATATTCGTCAGATCAATTGGGTGGCGAAAATGGGAAGCTGCACTTTGTTAGGAATGATCGGGAGAGATTCGAGTTGGAAGACTTACTCAGGGCCTCTGCCGAGGTGCTGGGCAGTGGCAGCTTCGGTTCATCATACAAGGCTGTGCTTTTGAGTGGACCTGCCATGGTGGTTAAGAGGTTTAGACAAATGAGCAATATTGGAAAGGAAGACTTTCATGAACACATGAGAAAGCTTGGAAGTCTGTCACATCCTAATTTACTTCCCCTGGTCGCCTTCTTCTATAGTAAACAAGAGAAGCTTCTTGTTTCTGACTTTGTTCCCAATGGCAGCTTGGCTAGTCATCTCCAtg GGAAACCACCTGGTCAGCCTGGGCTTGACTGGCCAATCCGACTGAAGATCATCAAAGGAGTAGCAAAGGGATTGGCTTGTCTTTACAGAGAGTTCCCTGGTGCAGCACTGCCTCATGGTCATCTAAAATCTTCAAATGTGCTGCTGGATCATTCTTTTGAACCTTTCTTGACTGATTATGCACTAGTGCCATTGATGAACAAAGAGCATGCTGAATCATACTTGGTGGCATACAAGTCCCCAGAGTTCAACCAAAGCGACCGCCGCATTACAAGGAAGACTGATGTGTGGAGCCTTGGAATACTAATTCTGGAGCTGCTAACTGGCAAGTTCCCTGGTAATTACCTGAAGCAAGGAAATGGATGGAATGCAGACTTGGCAGCCTGGGTGAACTCAGTTGTGAGAGAAGAGTGGACTGGGGAGGTGTTTGATAAAGATTTGAAAGGGACTAGAAATGGAGAGGGTGAAATGTTGAAGCTGTTGAAGATTGGAATGTGTTGCTGTGAATGGAATGCTGACAGAAGATGGGATTTGAGAATGGCCTCTGAGAAGATTCAGGAGTTGAAGGAGAGAGATAGTAATACTGATGTTGATGATTCTTCTTCCTACAATAGCGAAGAATTTAATGGCTACTCTTCAAGGGCACCGACTGACGATGATGATTTCTCTTTTTCAGTATATGGTTGA
- the LOC123195327 gene encoding proteasome subunit beta type-6-like, translating to MDLNMNDLNQPHSMGTTIIGVTYNGGVVLGADSRTSTGVYVANRASDKITQLTDNVYICRSGSAADSQTVSDYVRYFLHQHTIQLGEPATVKVAANLVRLLSYNNKNILQTGVIVGGWDKYEGGKIYGIPLGGTIIEQPFAIGGSGSSYLYGFFDQVWREGMTREEAEQLVVKAVSLAIARDGASGGVVRTVTINSEGVTRKFYPGDKLPLWHEELEPQNSLLDILKHPGPEPMNI from the exons ATGGATCTTAATATGAACGATCTGAATCAACCACACTCCATGGGAACGACCATCATCGGCGTCACTTACAACGGCGGTGTTGTTCTCGGAGCCGATTCTCGTACTAGCACTG GTGTGTATGTTGCTAACCGTGCTTCTGACAAAATCACTCAGCTCACTGATAATGTCTACATCTGCCGCTCTGGATCG GCTGCAGATTCTCAGACTGTCTCCGACTATGTGCGCTACTTCCTTCATCAGCACAc GATACAGCTTGGGGAGCCTGCAACTGTTAAAGTTGCTGCCAACCTCGTCAGGCTATTATCATATAACAACAAG AACATATTACAAACTGGCGTAATTGTTGGTGGGTGGGACAAGTATGAAGGTGGTAAGATATATGGCATTCCTCTTGGTGGAACAATAATTGAGCAGCCTTTTGCAATTGGAG GATCTGGCTCAAGTTACTTGTATGGATTTTTTGATCAAGTATGGAGAGAAGGAATGACCAGGGAGGAAGCTGAG CAATTAGTGGTCAAGGCAGTTTCCCTTGCTATTGCTCGTGACGGTGCTAGTGGGGGTGTTGTCCGCACTGTAACT ATCAACTCCGAGGGAGTGACGAGAAAGTTCTACCCCGGTGACAAACTTCCTCTATGGCATGAGGAGTTGGAGCCTCAGAATTCATTATTGGACATACTGAAACATCCAGGTCCTGAGCCAATGAACATATGA
- the LOC123194056 gene encoding gamma-glutamylcyclotransferase 2-2-like: MVFWVFGYGSLVWNPGFEYDEKIIGFIKDYRRVFDLACIDHRGTPELPARTCTLEEYEGAICWGAAYCVRGGPEKEKLAMEYLERRECEYDQKTLVDFYKEEDPLQPALTGVIVFTSTADKVSNKYYLGPAPLEEMARQIATAFGPCGNNRDYLFLLEKAMFDIGHEDDYVIELANEVRKVLGIVEREILREKKLSGSTHIALKKSHIPALQLHRLPEAIATDL, encoded by the exons ATGGTGTTCTGGGTTTTTGGCTATGGGTCATTGGTTTGGAACCCAGGATTTGAATATGATGAGAAAATCATAGGCTTCATCAAGGATTACAGGCGTGTTTTTGATCTGg CCTGCATTGATCACAGAGGTACGCCTGAACTGCCAGCTAGAACCTGCACTTTGGAAGAGTATGAAGGAGCTATATGC TGGGGTGCTGCTTATTGCGTTCGAGGAGGCCCTGAAAAGGAAAAACTTGCCATGGAG TATTTGGAGCGGAGAGAATGTGAATATGATCAGAAGACCCTTGTAGACTTTTACAAG GAAGAAGATCCTTTACAGCCTGCTCTAACTGGAGTTATAGT TTTCACATCTACCGCTGACAAAGTATCAAACAAGTACTACCTGGGGCCTGCTCCGTTGGAGGAAATGGCTAGGCAAATTGCAACAGCTTTTGGACCTTGTGGGAACAATAGAGACTATCTCTTCCTGCTGGAAAAGGCTATGTTTGATATCG GTCATGAGGATGATTATGTTATAGAGTTGGCCAATGAAGTGAGAAAAGTGCTTGGAATTGTTGAACGAGAGATTCTCAGGGAGAAAAAGTTAAGTGGGTCAACCCACATTGCTCTGAAAAAATCCCATATTCCAGCCCTGCAACTCCATCGTCTCCCGGAAGCCATTGCCACAGATTTGTAG